One stretch of Aeromicrobium fastidiosum DNA includes these proteins:
- a CDS encoding O-antigen ligase family protein, with product MLLLLATASMLWLTYAAVRGAVWPIGCTLVLAFFPFPSTVDTNLSLGPVSLHVFELALVPALIVAARLRVPRKVLVAAAVFAIGILLWAILGVAQGHGINAVILDTRRSFVLVAALLIGGTWIHPTVGAMLTRTLPPFLWISCATAIAGSLGIVDLAGRIRAASLDFNDTSAAVRLQIPPLYLAVAVLCGLVALFVVDRSVHGGVTRFGLPSIMIVVLGFSRNAILAIGVAVLFAILVSPRIQSVVRSIRLVSTASLSAAALTLLLFLLPASSATVWFEQQISSFNSRVLDGIRPGAIQADRSAQFRFQGENPYLKEAIAQSPVTGHGFGYPYRPAAVAGRTETDATVDLVYYAHNYYLWIWTKCGLLGGSVLLLTLLSPAIGAVRRRAVSTVGATAPLAGLMAASVVAPMPNGSPTSALVGALCGAGLALLSHSAKTHVDGETPEHPLRPARPALGRQRVESRSHATKFGGSRVGTQTKLGRAPAEPSVLSRNSSRSEPR from the coding sequence ATGCTACTGCTCTTGGCAACGGCGTCGATGCTGTGGCTCACGTACGCAGCTGTTCGCGGGGCGGTATGGCCAATCGGTTGCACACTTGTGCTGGCTTTCTTCCCGTTTCCGTCGACCGTCGATACGAACCTGTCCCTTGGCCCAGTTAGTTTGCACGTTTTCGAGTTGGCACTAGTGCCTGCTCTGATTGTGGCCGCCCGGCTGCGAGTGCCACGCAAGGTGCTGGTTGCGGCCGCAGTTTTCGCGATAGGCATTCTCCTATGGGCCATCCTGGGAGTGGCCCAGGGGCATGGGATCAACGCGGTCATCTTGGATACCAGGCGCAGTTTCGTTCTTGTTGCAGCACTACTTATCGGCGGGACGTGGATCCACCCGACTGTTGGCGCAATGCTGACGCGCACTCTTCCACCATTCCTGTGGATATCCTGTGCCACTGCAATTGCCGGGTCCTTGGGCATAGTCGATCTCGCGGGGCGAATTAGAGCGGCTAGCCTGGACTTCAATGACACGTCAGCGGCGGTTCGGCTCCAGATCCCTCCTCTGTACTTGGCCGTTGCAGTCTTATGCGGGCTGGTTGCCCTATTCGTCGTTGACCGCAGCGTCCACGGGGGCGTGACACGGTTCGGACTGCCATCCATCATGATCGTGGTTCTCGGGTTCAGCAGGAACGCCATTCTCGCAATTGGCGTCGCCGTACTGTTCGCGATTCTTGTTAGCCCGAGGATTCAGTCGGTGGTGCGATCAATACGCCTCGTTTCGACAGCGTCGCTAAGCGCGGCAGCTCTCACGCTCCTACTTTTCCTCCTCCCCGCATCGAGCGCTACGGTCTGGTTTGAGCAGCAGATCTCGTCGTTCAACAGTCGCGTACTAGACGGCATCCGACCCGGCGCAATCCAGGCAGACCGATCTGCACAGTTTCGATTTCAAGGCGAGAATCCCTACTTGAAAGAGGCGATTGCCCAGTCACCGGTGACCGGGCACGGATTTGGGTACCCATACCGACCAGCCGCAGTTGCTGGGCGCACCGAGACAGATGCGACGGTCGATCTCGTCTACTACGCACACAACTATTACTTGTGGATTTGGACAAAGTGCGGCCTCTTGGGCGGGAGTGTTCTGCTCCTGACGCTGCTCTCACCGGCCATAGGTGCGGTTCGCCGGCGCGCAGTAAGCACAGTTGGGGCCACAGCTCCGCTCGCAGGACTGATGGCTGCCTCGGTTGTGGCCCCGATGCCGAATGGGTCACCGACCAGCGCACTCGTAGGGGCCCTTTGCGGCGCGGGACTTGCCTTGTTGAGCCACAGCGCCAAAACCCACGTGGACGGCGAGACACCTGAGCATCCGCTTCGGCCAGCCCGACCCGCTCTCGGACGACAGCGGGTTGAATCCCGTTCTCACGCCACAAAGTTCGGAGGTTCACGAGTAGGGACGCAAACGAAATTGGGCCGCGCTCCTGCAGAACCATCGGTTCTGTCCAGGAACTCGTCGAGATCAGAACCAAGATGA
- a CDS encoding polysaccharide pyruvyl transferase family protein, whose translation MTNLKPQPTIDLVVVTFQNPPSEIAHLVETFLAAAKNLGVRGTVQLVSNDGDSPLAGWSNVRTHVGHGNVGFARGVALGLRSSHAAFCVLANPDCHPSEEAIEAILKRLVPGCGILVPRLIDTEGAFAFEAYENWTFTPGRKWSHWRCRRAMADLPEGPLPKFAKAPGTFLGMETALARRLGSPFDDNFFLYAEDRDLSDRARVMGVEITYLPHVEITHEGGVSAKSAGPLVTEAKADGYVRIARRRYGHIGTAIAIGDLAILKFAKRQSAANLKLGPLVRRWAARAEPPRLELGDSRGSSESAPLRALVLWADNSAANLGVRVLAQGNAQTLEKAVSPQEAHVDCQDFGPGDSEASFGTRAIVRDLISRRGPIKTKLASYDVILDSGAGDSFTDIYGMKRLSFMAYTQWRARRLGIPVVLGPQTIGPFTSRWGRALAKPIVRNAILIATRDESSAAYCKSTFGREVDILTTDLVFGLSTTPRRQKRDVVLNVSGLLWFGDAHVNHEVYRRETIHLIHELVNQGRDVSLLAHVVHSRNGFDDVDAIRDLRSRLPSSMDLEVVVPETLDEARRLLRSATIVVGARMHACLNALSQGVPAIAWAYSRKFEPLMASINWPHVIDLRSASSPGDDTVNLINSQLADLTSLAESVPDIANPILGSYTAILASRLREAGVILEVQG comes from the coding sequence GTGACTAACCTGAAACCACAGCCGACGATCGATCTTGTCGTCGTAACCTTTCAAAACCCTCCCTCCGAGATTGCCCACTTGGTCGAGACATTCCTGGCTGCAGCGAAAAACCTAGGGGTGCGCGGCACCGTCCAGCTCGTGTCCAATGATGGCGATTCGCCGCTGGCCGGCTGGTCGAATGTTCGCACGCACGTCGGGCACGGAAACGTCGGCTTCGCTCGGGGTGTCGCGCTCGGACTTCGCTCCTCCCATGCAGCGTTCTGCGTACTGGCGAATCCGGATTGCCACCCGAGTGAGGAGGCGATCGAAGCCATCCTCAAACGCCTGGTGCCTGGATGCGGCATTCTGGTCCCTCGGCTCATCGATACAGAGGGGGCCTTTGCGTTCGAGGCCTACGAGAATTGGACGTTCACTCCTGGACGAAAGTGGTCCCACTGGAGATGTCGGCGCGCCATGGCCGACCTTCCAGAAGGGCCGCTCCCGAAGTTCGCGAAAGCGCCGGGAACGTTTCTCGGCATGGAGACCGCTCTCGCTCGGAGACTGGGCAGCCCGTTTGACGACAACTTCTTCCTGTACGCCGAGGACAGAGATTTATCCGATCGCGCACGCGTCATGGGCGTCGAAATTACGTACCTTCCCCACGTTGAAATCACGCACGAAGGTGGCGTTAGTGCCAAATCCGCAGGGCCGCTTGTTACTGAGGCCAAGGCCGACGGATATGTGCGTATAGCTCGTCGCCGGTACGGACACATTGGCACGGCTATTGCGATTGGCGATTTGGCGATTCTCAAGTTTGCCAAACGGCAGAGCGCGGCCAACTTGAAGCTCGGTCCTCTGGTACGGCGATGGGCCGCCCGAGCCGAGCCGCCCCGCCTAGAGCTCGGTGACTCTCGCGGCTCATCGGAAAGCGCGCCACTTCGAGCGCTCGTGCTCTGGGCGGACAACTCTGCCGCAAACCTTGGCGTTCGCGTCTTGGCACAGGGGAACGCTCAAACGCTCGAGAAAGCGGTCAGTCCTCAAGAAGCACACGTCGATTGTCAGGATTTTGGGCCGGGAGACTCAGAGGCCTCGTTTGGCACTAGGGCGATCGTGCGCGACCTCATCTCAAGGCGGGGCCCGATCAAGACGAAGCTCGCCAGCTACGACGTCATACTGGACTCCGGCGCTGGCGACAGCTTCACCGACATCTACGGGATGAAGCGTCTGAGTTTCATGGCGTATACACAGTGGCGCGCTCGGCGGCTTGGTATTCCTGTAGTGCTCGGGCCACAAACTATCGGACCGTTTACCTCGAGGTGGGGCAGAGCGCTTGCCAAGCCCATCGTTCGTAACGCGATCCTCATTGCCACACGTGACGAAAGCAGCGCCGCGTACTGCAAGTCCACATTCGGACGAGAGGTGGACATACTCACAACCGACCTCGTCTTCGGCCTATCGACCACACCGCGGCGACAGAAACGGGACGTTGTACTGAATGTCTCCGGCCTTCTCTGGTTTGGGGATGCGCATGTCAACCATGAGGTCTATCGACGCGAGACCATTCATCTCATACATGAGCTCGTCAACCAGGGGCGAGACGTCAGTCTGCTCGCACACGTGGTTCATAGTCGAAACGGGTTCGACGACGTGGATGCGATCCGGGATCTGCGATCAAGGCTGCCATCATCGATGGACCTCGAGGTAGTCGTGCCTGAGACTCTAGATGAGGCAAGGCGGCTCCTTCGAAGTGCCACCATTGTGGTCGGAGCTAGGATGCATGCCTGCCTCAACGCTCTTTCACAGGGCGTGCCTGCTATCGCTTGGGCCTACTCACGGAAGTTCGAACCACTGATGGCGTCGATCAACTGGCCGCATGTGATCGACCTCAGATCGGCCTCCTCTCCGGGCGACGACACGGTCAATCTGATCAATAGCCAGCTCGCTGACCTCACGTCCTTGGCCGAGTCCGTCCCAGATATCGCAAACCCGATTCTCGGTTCGTACACCGCAATTCTCGCCAGCCGTCTTCGCGAGGCTGGGGTCATCTTGGAGGTCCAAGGATGA
- a CDS encoding acyltransferase family protein: MAAKFGAATSSSGRYAHIDAMRALSVMIVVVAHAGLGRFVPGGSGVTVFFTISGFIITHLVLKEWRITEGFNIGGFYLRRLLKLGPPFVVVVVIPTLVYMFFEKIDVSHFVAQIFFVFNWVKVGTSPSQLDVLPGSGVVWSLSIEEQFYVVFALAMVALVRSTHLIAILTAAGVVAAVAPLIVRLLLVTSGSTHARTYYGSDTRLDAIAIGVLLAVWFFVLDEKPSGVVRPISDRVSSFLASPAALALAIGVFAFALIYRDPQFRETFRYTCQGLSAAMVIAYGFLAQNDFVARVFRAISGWTVLRVIGLASYSIYLVHLIIIIAAKSFLVDHIGGQLATAVLILVGVGAGVLIWKFVEQPVLRLRQR; this comes from the coding sequence GTGGCTGCGAAGTTTGGAGCGGCGACCAGTTCCTCGGGGCGCTACGCCCATATTGACGCGATGCGCGCATTGTCAGTGATGATTGTGGTTGTGGCGCACGCGGGTCTGGGGCGCTTCGTACCTGGCGGAAGTGGAGTAACGGTCTTCTTCACAATATCTGGCTTCATCATCACTCATTTGGTACTCAAGGAATGGCGCATCACGGAAGGGTTTAACATCGGAGGCTTCTACCTGAGGCGTCTGCTGAAACTGGGCCCGCCGTTTGTTGTTGTCGTTGTGATTCCCACGCTTGTATACATGTTCTTTGAGAAGATTGATGTTTCTCACTTCGTGGCTCAGATATTTTTCGTTTTCAATTGGGTGAAGGTTGGCACCTCTCCAAGTCAGCTAGACGTGCTTCCTGGGAGCGGTGTGGTTTGGAGCCTCTCGATTGAAGAACAGTTCTATGTGGTCTTTGCCCTTGCAATGGTCGCCCTAGTCCGCTCAACGCATCTGATCGCGATTTTGACTGCAGCGGGGGTTGTGGCTGCGGTTGCTCCACTCATTGTGCGGTTACTTCTCGTTACTTCGGGTTCCACACACGCTCGTACCTATTACGGAAGTGACACCAGGCTCGACGCGATTGCGATCGGTGTGCTTCTCGCCGTATGGTTTTTTGTACTCGACGAGAAGCCATCAGGGGTTGTTCGACCAATCTCGGATCGTGTGTCTAGCTTCCTGGCATCACCGGCAGCACTTGCGTTGGCGATTGGGGTCTTCGCCTTCGCGCTGATCTATCGTGATCCACAGTTCAGGGAAACGTTCCGATACACGTGCCAGGGATTGTCCGCAGCCATGGTTATCGCTTATGGGTTCTTGGCGCAAAATGACTTCGTGGCTCGGGTCTTTCGAGCGATTTCAGGATGGACGGTTCTCCGAGTCATCGGCCTAGCTTCGTACTCGATCTACCTCGTTCACCTCATCATCATCATTGCCGCCAAGAGTTTCCTCGTGGATCATATCGGCGGTCAATTGGCGACTGCCGTTCTAATACTCGTAGGCGTCGGCGCAGGCGTCCTTATCTGGAAGTTCGTCGAGCAACCTGTACTGCGCCTCCGACAGCGCTGA
- a CDS encoding glycosyltransferase → MDTIVVPAAIRALDSPNRGTATGRATVLVPLTYAFDEPVEQILGAAEARPDLRWLLTGKAPEGLSAAAPDNVEFTGYLTDADYTTAQLSADVICALTTQEGTMQSAGFEALATGTPLLTSPTRVLKNYFGSAAAYSAPVPGEIVAQIDELIRNGDAWRRRMLDLRHHRIAEQQQQISSAVDSINKRSNGRASGRRILP, encoded by the coding sequence ATGGACACCATCGTTGTTCCGGCCGCCATCAGGGCACTTGACTCGCCAAATAGGGGCACGGCGACCGGTCGAGCGACTGTCTTGGTGCCACTCACCTATGCGTTTGACGAGCCTGTTGAACAGATACTGGGTGCCGCTGAGGCTCGTCCTGATTTGCGTTGGCTCCTGACTGGGAAGGCACCGGAAGGTTTGAGCGCCGCAGCGCCTGACAATGTCGAGTTCACCGGATACTTGACCGACGCCGACTACACAACGGCCCAACTCAGCGCGGATGTTATTTGCGCACTGACGACGCAAGAGGGGACGATGCAGTCGGCTGGCTTCGAGGCCCTCGCAACCGGCACTCCACTCCTCACGTCGCCGACACGAGTCCTTAAGAACTACTTTGGATCTGCCGCCGCTTACTCGGCACCGGTGCCCGGCGAAATAGTCGCGCAAATTGATGAACTCATCCGAAACGGCGATGCATGGCGACGTCGAATGCTGGACCTTCGGCACCATCGGATTGCCGAGCAGCAGCAGCAAATCTCGTCAGCCGTCGATTCAATCAATAAGCGATCCAATGGGCGCGCGTCCGGCCGGCGGATTCTGCCGTGA
- a CDS encoding lipopolysaccharide biosynthesis protein, translated as MIAQLRAIVRADSPSHIAIGRLGVSALGLLSAPIVARAIGPSGRGETAATIALAYIVPVLLGMGVPLELRRLAATTDVTAALRAARRLGLLTILPATAVAVALYASLFSDFGQAARLVASLNVALCPLMLSWTLDLSVLVARGRFRNVLVLQLTQPSIYLLAIVVLWVTHTASTATVLASNLVGTAATCIAGLFMTRVKFRGERSSYGSLLRGGVKFAGSSVSEIASNKLDQVLVLPLIGSVGAGLYAVAVTVASVPLAFGQALGASYFTPIARASGTERRELQTRSVRAGIAMGLMTCPPLGLIAWVGIPVVFGKEFTSAVPVAGICLAGSVALVTNFVCSMALAASGQGVRMTVSQVTALAVAIGALLVLGPAWGAKGAATASSIGYFVLMSMLLLSLRMSPLAIAPRPRDFKEAIRQLVRGER; from the coding sequence GTGATTGCGCAGCTGAGAGCGATCGTTCGCGCCGATTCGCCATCACACATCGCCATCGGACGCCTCGGGGTTTCAGCGCTCGGACTCCTGAGCGCTCCGATCGTGGCAAGGGCGATTGGCCCTTCCGGACGAGGTGAGACCGCGGCCACGATTGCGCTCGCCTACATAGTCCCTGTTCTCCTCGGCATGGGCGTCCCTCTGGAACTTCGCCGACTAGCGGCCACAACGGACGTCACAGCAGCGCTCCGGGCGGCGCGCAGGCTCGGCTTGCTCACCATTTTGCCGGCGACAGCTGTGGCTGTCGCGCTGTACGCGTCCCTATTCAGTGACTTTGGGCAGGCCGCCCGATTGGTCGCCTCCTTGAACGTCGCCCTGTGCCCTTTGATGCTGAGCTGGACTCTCGACCTAAGTGTGTTGGTCGCTCGCGGACGCTTCCGAAATGTGCTGGTTCTGCAGTTAACTCAGCCTTCGATCTACCTCTTGGCAATAGTTGTGTTGTGGGTGACCCATACCGCAAGCACAGCTACGGTTCTCGCCAGCAACCTGGTTGGGACTGCGGCGACGTGTATCGCGGGTCTTTTCATGACACGAGTGAAATTTCGCGGCGAAAGGAGCAGTTACGGCTCATTACTTCGGGGCGGCGTAAAGTTCGCCGGCAGCTCGGTTTCGGAGATTGCGTCGAACAAGCTGGACCAAGTTCTAGTGCTTCCATTGATCGGCTCTGTCGGAGCAGGCCTCTACGCTGTCGCTGTAACCGTCGCCTCAGTCCCGCTCGCTTTCGGCCAAGCCCTGGGCGCCTCATATTTCACCCCGATCGCGCGCGCATCAGGCACGGAGCGGCGAGAACTTCAGACTAGGTCCGTACGGGCTGGCATCGCGATGGGCTTGATGACCTGCCCGCCTCTCGGACTCATTGCCTGGGTCGGAATCCCAGTGGTATTCGGTAAAGAGTTCACTTCAGCCGTTCCAGTCGCTGGGATCTGCCTCGCCGGGTCGGTCGCGCTGGTAACCAACTTCGTTTGCTCTATGGCTCTCGCAGCCAGCGGCCAAGGCGTCCGAATGACAGTGTCACAGGTGACCGCACTTGCCGTGGCGATAGGTGCGCTGCTCGTGCTCGGTCCCGCGTGGGGCGCCAAGGGGGCCGCCACCGCGTCGTCGATTGGCTACTTCGTGCTCATGTCGATGCTCCTACTAAGCCTGAGAATGTCACCCCTCGCTATTGCTCCCCGTCCAAGAGACTTCAAGGAGGCAATCCGACAACTCGTTCGCGGGGAACGATAG
- a CDS encoding polysaccharide biosynthesis tyrosine autokinase, which yields MDLRDYLRVLRTRWVLIAACALVTIAIAALITVRATPQYASSARMFVSTQGSTDDAQANQGGQFSLQRVKSYADLLTGQEIARRVVEDLKLDESPSALASQISASSKLDTVILTITVTDPDPARARMLADGVAKVFVAYVAELETPPGKDEATIKATVVDPASKASSPISPQPVRNIGLGLILGLLLGAGAAVLRETLDTTIKSSRQLEELVPAPILGAISYDSAAVDTPLITSLDTYAPRAESFRVLRTNLQFIDPDAHHKVFVVTSSLPGEGKTTTAANLALALAEGGEKVVLVEGDLRRPKVAEYLRLESSVGLTTVLIGKLVLEDAIQSTASEGLAVLTSGSTPPNPAELLKSSSMAAVIASLREAYDIVLIDAPPLLPVTDGALLAAQADGALLVVRHGKTTTDQVTLAVERLEAVGAAPVGVIFNMTPAKSRDGYGYGYGYGYAPEPSTSRNDPNADTVI from the coding sequence GTGGACCTGCGTGACTATCTGAGAGTCCTTCGCACGCGATGGGTATTGATCGCAGCTTGCGCCTTGGTCACGATTGCGATCGCAGCTTTAATCACCGTCCGAGCAACACCTCAGTATGCGTCCTCTGCCCGCATGTTCGTCTCGACTCAGGGGTCGACCGACGACGCACAGGCCAACCAGGGCGGTCAGTTCTCGCTGCAGCGCGTGAAGTCGTACGCCGATCTTCTGACTGGGCAAGAGATCGCGCGGCGAGTCGTCGAGGACTTGAAACTGGATGAGTCCCCCAGCGCCTTGGCCAGCCAGATCTCGGCCAGCTCGAAGCTCGACACCGTCATCCTGACTATCACCGTTACTGACCCGGATCCGGCTCGCGCGCGGATGCTCGCCGACGGAGTCGCCAAGGTCTTCGTTGCCTACGTCGCCGAGCTCGAGACACCGCCAGGCAAGGACGAAGCCACCATCAAGGCAACGGTCGTTGACCCGGCGTCGAAGGCCTCCTCGCCAATCTCTCCGCAGCCGGTCCGCAACATCGGGCTGGGTCTCATCCTCGGACTCCTGTTGGGGGCGGGGGCGGCCGTGTTGCGCGAGACGCTGGACACGACGATCAAGTCGTCGCGTCAGCTCGAGGAACTCGTGCCGGCACCCATTCTCGGTGCCATCAGCTACGACTCCGCAGCTGTTGACACACCGCTCATCACGAGCCTCGACACCTACGCCCCTCGTGCTGAGTCGTTCCGCGTCCTGAGGACGAACCTTCAGTTCATCGACCCTGACGCCCACCACAAGGTGTTCGTCGTGACCAGCTCCCTACCGGGCGAAGGCAAGACCACGACAGCCGCGAACCTCGCGCTGGCGCTCGCCGAGGGCGGCGAGAAGGTCGTTCTGGTCGAGGGTGACCTTCGTCGGCCGAAGGTCGCTGAATATCTGCGTCTCGAGTCGTCGGTCGGTCTCACCACGGTTCTGATCGGCAAGCTGGTGCTCGAAGATGCGATCCAGTCGACCGCCAGCGAAGGTCTCGCCGTGCTGACCAGTGGGTCCACGCCGCCCAACCCCGCTGAGTTGCTGAAGTCGAGCTCGATGGCGGCCGTCATCGCCTCGTTGCGAGAGGCCTACGACATCGTGCTGATCGATGCTCCCCCGCTGTTGCCCGTCACTGACGGAGCGTTGCTCGCTGCGCAGGCCGACGGTGCTCTACTTGTCGTCCGGCACGGCAAGACGACCACCGACCAGGTCACCCTCGCCGTTGAGCGGTTGGAAGCGGTCGGGGCTGCGCCGGTGGGGGTCATCTTCAACATGACGCCGGCCAAGAGTCGGGATGGTTATGGCTACGGGTACGGCTACGGGTACGCCCCGGAACCGTCCACCAGCCGGAACGACCCGAACGCCGACACAGTGATTTAG
- a CDS encoding Coenzyme F420 hydrogenase/dehydrogenase, beta subunit C-terminal domain, with the protein MSLSAPRDARPLNHPEFGGYHAAWRAWARDDTVRHSGSSGGVLTAISGWLLTSSNVSSVAASTADPVAPTRTRSVDATTVEEILLAAGSRYAPVENVTTWAARSDAALVGKPCEISAARKLSQLPGADDAPPLLSFFCAGTPSQLATDQLVIKLGAAPAEVTSLRYRGNGWPGDFTVSSEDGDTQAMSYKESWGGNLGRSLQWRCKTCVDGTGGDADISVGDYWKVDQNGYPDFSEGAGESVMIARTAKGLRLVLEAEAAGVIEMHPIHLDAVAGIQPLQVQRRRLLSGRLAGRLMSGKPGPRYRGYGLAGHAFRHPIQNLRASVGTWLRSRSGGT; encoded by the coding sequence GTGTCACTCAGCGCGCCACGAGACGCCCGGCCCCTGAATCATCCCGAGTTCGGTGGCTACCACGCCGCATGGCGGGCTTGGGCTCGTGACGACACGGTCCGACACAGCGGAAGCAGTGGAGGAGTTCTGACAGCAATATCCGGCTGGCTGCTCACATCCAGCAATGTCTCCTCAGTCGCCGCCTCAACAGCCGATCCCGTGGCACCGACGCGGACACGCTCAGTTGACGCAACGACCGTCGAGGAGATACTACTCGCGGCTGGCTCGCGCTACGCACCTGTAGAAAACGTCACTACTTGGGCTGCGAGAAGCGACGCGGCGCTTGTCGGAAAGCCATGCGAGATATCGGCGGCTCGAAAACTATCTCAACTCCCAGGGGCTGACGACGCCCCGCCACTACTCTCCTTCTTCTGCGCAGGGACACCAAGTCAGCTAGCCACAGACCAACTCGTCATCAAGCTCGGCGCAGCACCAGCGGAGGTAACCTCACTCCGGTACAGGGGGAATGGGTGGCCCGGGGATTTCACTGTCTCGTCCGAAGATGGCGACACCCAGGCGATGAGCTACAAGGAGTCGTGGGGCGGCAATTTGGGTCGGAGCCTTCAGTGGAGATGCAAGACCTGTGTCGACGGAACAGGCGGCGACGCGGACATCTCTGTCGGCGACTACTGGAAGGTCGACCAGAATGGCTATCCCGACTTCAGCGAAGGTGCCGGCGAGTCCGTGATGATCGCGCGCACTGCCAAGGGACTTCGCCTCGTTCTTGAGGCGGAGGCAGCCGGCGTGATCGAGATGCATCCAATTCATCTCGACGCGGTCGCCGGCATCCAGCCCCTCCAAGTTCAGCGGCGCCGACTCCTCAGCGGCCGGCTCGCAGGAAGACTTATGTCCGGCAAGCCTGGCCCCAGGTATCGCGGCTACGGGCTCGCGGGGCATGCGTTTCGACACCCCATCCAGAATCTGCGAGCCTCTGTGGGTACTTGGCTGCGCAGTAGGTCGGGGGGCACATGA
- a CDS encoding glycosyltransferase family 4 protein, which produces MTSPSAPPSGVLRGRRLLLVVQNLPVPFDRRVWQEALALRDSGAGVTVVCPADDRHPEGRFVIDKVTVIRYRAVAEANTPVGYVREYWQSIRRIRKVVRKERSSAEFDAIHICNPPDMLFLAVTDVRKSKRPPLIFDQHDLGPELVRAKRMPLSWLFVAIAMALEMITYRLADHVIATNQSYKSVATSRGKKRPDQVTIVRSGPQRSWIQDVPPTLDWHRNRRFLVAYVGVMGRQEGIDYLLESVRHLVEQGLDVHLALVGSGPDVERLKSNADRLGVSDRTEFHGRLPDEELRSILANSDVCVNPDEVNELNDLSTMNKILEYMALSRPIVQFDVREGRFSAGDASLYADANDSRSFADQISIVLRDPGLAEKMGRAGHRRFTGELCWEAQVPLLVEAYQTVLEIHD; this is translated from the coding sequence ATGACTTCTCCCTCAGCGCCTCCGAGCGGAGTACTTCGAGGGCGGAGGCTCTTGCTAGTCGTCCAAAATCTGCCCGTCCCGTTCGATCGACGAGTGTGGCAAGAGGCGCTGGCGCTTCGAGACTCGGGTGCCGGGGTTACGGTCGTCTGTCCCGCCGACGATCGGCACCCAGAGGGGCGGTTCGTAATCGACAAGGTAACTGTGATTCGATACCGCGCTGTCGCTGAGGCCAACACGCCGGTCGGGTACGTTCGCGAGTATTGGCAGTCCATTCGCAGGATACGGAAGGTCGTACGCAAGGAGCGGTCCTCCGCTGAGTTCGATGCAATTCATATTTGCAATCCGCCAGACATGCTCTTTCTTGCTGTTACCGATGTTCGCAAGTCAAAGCGACCGCCACTCATCTTCGACCAGCACGACCTGGGCCCAGAACTGGTGCGAGCCAAACGAATGCCGCTGAGTTGGCTTTTCGTGGCCATCGCCATGGCGCTTGAGATGATCACCTACCGTTTGGCGGACCACGTCATTGCGACTAATCAGTCCTACAAATCGGTTGCAACCTCACGCGGTAAGAAGCGGCCGGATCAAGTGACGATTGTGCGGTCGGGACCACAGCGGTCATGGATCCAAGACGTTCCACCCACACTTGACTGGCACCGTAACCGAAGGTTCCTTGTGGCATACGTCGGTGTCATGGGGCGCCAGGAAGGAATCGACTATCTACTTGAATCTGTCCGCCACCTCGTCGAACAAGGCCTCGATGTTCACCTTGCGCTCGTAGGATCAGGCCCGGATGTGGAGCGCCTAAAATCGAACGCTGATCGCCTCGGGGTGAGTGACCGAACCGAGTTTCATGGACGACTCCCCGATGAGGAACTCAGAAGCATCCTCGCCAACTCAGACGTTTGCGTAAACCCGGATGAAGTCAACGAACTCAACGACTTGTCAACCATGAACAAGATTCTTGAGTACATGGCGCTTAGCCGACCAATAGTTCAATTCGATGTCCGAGAGGGCCGGTTCTCGGCGGGTGACGCATCCCTCTACGCCGACGCGAACGACTCTCGCTCGTTTGCAGACCAGATCTCCATCGTGCTTCGCGACCCCGGTCTAGCTGAAAAGATGGGGCGCGCCGGCCATCGGCGCTTCACTGGTGAGCTGTGCTGGGAAGCCCAGGTGCCGTTGCTCGTCGAGGCCTACCAAACCGTTCTGGAGATACATGACTAG